The window GTGGCGTCATCCTTGAAGTACTGGATCAGGGTGCCGGGTTCGGGACCCTCGTACAGGATCTTGGCCTTGCCTTCGTAGATCTTCTTGCGGCGGGTGGTCATGGCTCTCGTCGAGGCCCTTCTGGATGTAAAACGGCGCCCCGTCGAAGAAACGAAAAGCGCGCGCGGCCGGATAGCTGCGCGCGGCGTTCGACTCAAGGCCGCTCACTGAAAATGTCAGTCTGAACTTATCTGAATGAGGGCTGCCGCGCAAACGCGGGGTCAGGGGCCGTTCAGGTTGACGGGGTTAAACCGGACACTGCGGCGTATCCGCCGATTGCGGCTTGGCCCGTCCCGGGATAGACAGCCGCCTGACATGCTATTGGGGCCTTCATGACCACCTTTGACGATCGCGAACAGGGTTTCGAACGCAAGTTCGTTCTGGACCAGGACCTGGAGTTCAAGGCTACGGCCCGCCGCAACCGCCTGCTGGGCGAATGGGCGGCCGGCCTGATGGGCCTGGAAACCGCTGAGGAATATGCCCGCGCCGTTGTGAAGTCCGACTTTGAGCAGCCGGGCGACGACGACGTGCTGCGCAAGGTTGCCGGCGACCTCAAGGGTTCCGGCGTCTCGGTGTCCGAATCCGAAGTGCGCATGAAGATGGACGAACTGCTGGCCCAGGCCCGCGAGCAGATCAAGGCCGGCGCCTAAGCTCGTCGGGGCCCAGGCCGAAAGTACAAGGGCCGCCCCTCGGGGCGGCCCTTTTCATTTGGCGGCAGGGCCGAGGGCCTACCAGACCCGCGAACGGGCCTCCGGAGCCAGGTAATAGGCCTCGCCGGGCTTCACCCCGAAGGCTGCATACCAGGCGTCGACATTGCGGGTCGGACCC of the Caulobacter henricii genome contains:
- a CDS encoding DUF1476 domain-containing protein, with the translated sequence MTTFDDREQGFERKFVLDQDLEFKATARRNRLLGEWAAGLMGLETAEEYARAVVKSDFEQPGDDDVLRKVAGDLKGSGVSVSESEVRMKMDELLAQAREQIKAGA